Proteins encoded together in one Thermomonospora curvata DSM 43183 window:
- a CDS encoding WD40 repeat domain-containing protein encodes MGIDYGKLRLHATLTGHRGWVGPIAFSPDGTILATAGEDETVKLWQVETGQLITTLTGHRGCVFSVAFSPDGTTLATASRDETVKLWDVKTGHLITTLTEHQGWVRSVAFSPDGAVLASAGGDGTAKLWQAKTGHLITTLREHDWAVFWVVFSPDGTILATATADGVVELWEAKTGQLITTLDGHEDLVVEVAFSPDGSLLATSSHDETVKLWQVESGRLITTLTGDEDFSFGALAFSPDGTTLATASEDKTVKLWDVKTGHLITTLTGHRHIIGSVAFSPDGTVLATTSFDATVKLWDAKTGHLITTLTEHEHTVGSVAFSPDGTTLATASDDSTAKIWQVGD; translated from the coding sequence ATGGGTATCGACTACGGCAAGCTCCGTCTCCACGCCACCCTCACCGGGCACAGAGGCTGGGTCGGCCCGATAGCCTTCAGCCCAGACGGCACCATTCTCGCCACCGCGGGCGAGGACGAGACTGTGAAGTTGTGGCAGGTCGAGACCGGCCAGCTCATCACCACACTCACCGGACACAGGGGCTGTGTCTTCTCGGTGGCCTTCAGCCCAGATGGCACCACCCTCGCCACCGCAAGCCGCGACGAGACTGTGAAGCTATGGGATGTCAAAACCGGCCACCTCATCACCACACTCACCGAGCACCAGGGGTGGGTTCGCTCGGTGGCCTTCAGCCCGGATGGTGCCGTTCTCGCCTCTGCCGGGGGCGACGGCACTGCGAAGCTGTGGCAGGCCAAAACCGGCCACCTCATCACCACACTCCGCGAACATGACTGGGCGGTCTTCTGGGTGGTCTTCAGCCCGGACGGCACCATCCTCGCCACGGCGACCGCCGACGGCGTCGTAGAGCTGTGGGAAGCCAAGACCGGCCAGCTCATCACCACACTCGACGGGCACGAGGACCTCGTCGTAGAGGTGGCCTTCAGCCCGGACGGCTCCCTTCTCGCCACATCAAGTCACGACGAGACCGTCAAGCTGTGGCAGGTCGAGAGCGGCCGCCTCATCACCACACTCACCGGGGACGAAGATTTTAGCTTTGGCGCCTTGGCCTTCAGCCCAGACGGCACCACCCTCGCCACCGCAAGCGAGGATAAGACTGTGAAGCTGTGGGATGTCAAAACCGGCCACCTCATCACCACACTCACCGGACACAGACACATAATCGGATCCGTGGCATTCAGCCCGGACGGCACCGTCCTTGCCACCACAAGCTTCGACGCGACCGTGAAGCTGTGGGATGCCAAGACCGGCCACCTCATCACCACACTCACCGAACATGAGCACACAGTCGGATCTGTGGCATTCAGCCCGGACGGCACCACCCTCGCCACCGCAAGCGACGACAGCACCGCGAAGATATGGCAGGTAGGAGACTAA
- a CDS encoding WD40 repeat domain-containing protein — protein sequence MILRRGQFETGHLITTLTEHEHTVGSVAFSPDGTTLATASDDGTAKIWRVGD from the coding sequence GTGATTCTCCGTCGTGGGCAGTTCGAGACCGGCCACCTCATCACCACACTCACCGAACATGAGCACACAGTCGGATCTGTGGCATTCAGCCCGGACGGCACCACCCTCGCCACCGCAAGCGACGACGGCACCGCGAAGATATGGCGGGTAGGAGACTGA
- a CDS encoding DUF6531 domain-containing protein yields the protein MAPKGGGAAARAVTGIVGKAAARVMSRIAGKATRAGVRRSGRQSARQASRLGNRLRNLRNRLTGRRNAAGGDTTKPLDGRHATKDPIDVASGEVFLNQIDLELPGVLPLVLERTHVSSFRTGRWFGPGWSSTLDQRLEVDNLGVCLVTTEGRILTYPIGVYGQPVWPLKGERWPLIIDGDSYTVHQPQTGTTLHFAPQPNAGIPGEAVAVLPIKAISDRNGNRIDFDYDGQGALVRIRHSGGYVIDVDTDDGLITALRMGETALKTFDYDEAANLTEVAGPTGAPTRFDYDEAGRLTRWTDTNGNWYAYTYDERGRAIRGTGSGGYLNVALEYHDDRTVLTDSLGHRTVYHFNERRQLVAETNPLGAVTRYEWDDNDRLLTVTDPLGRTVRYTYDEFSNITSITRPDGAVTTITYNDQCRPTQIVEFDGAIWNSTYDERGNLLTQTDPTGAVIRCTYDERGALTSVTDPAGGTTRIECNPAGLPIAVTNSRGGVTRYRYNPLGRITELVDPIGGVSTFTWTPDGRLTSRTTPDGASEHWSYDHEGNLVEYTRPTGQTTRWEIGPFDQPIAWIGPDGGRLEFAYDTELRLTSVTNPQGLVWRYAYDVAGNLISETDFNGRVVHYAYDAAGQLTTYTNGAGQVTAFTRDVLGAIVRKDAGGEITTFTYDRAGRLVRAVNTHADLRLERDLLGRVTAEICNGRVLRWTYDEVGNRVRRRTPSGAESVWTYDPAGLPLSLTTAGQVITFEHDAAGREVRRRIGTGVILDQQWDAVHRLTSQALWGAPASPTAQPRLLQHRTYSYRPDDYPIAITDRLSGHRAFELDAVGRITAVQGQGGNERYTYDSAGNIIHALWPTDGDPSALSADAAGERSYTGVRIRRAGRIHYEYDAQGRVVLRRHARLSSKPLIWRFYWNAEDRLTSVQTPDGHWWRYLYDPLGRRIAKQHLAPDGKTLLEQIDFIWEGPSIAEQIHYAWSAGQLSADHVTTWDYEPGTFQPLTQSEHITSGASQHGRAVRRFHAIIADLVGTPVELVAPDGSISWRSHAAVWGAPYVSRADQISCPLGFPGQYYDSETGLYFNYFRYYSPFDGRYLSPDPLGLSPQPNPYIYVINPFVWADPFGLYPHRQGKEPRYGSHELSRKVIDYRVENPNVLPKQNVALYRVEVPGERPGETIVRDLFLRMSGGGSIPRKLLMNILLRMV from the coding sequence TTGGCTCCTAAGGGCGGCGGGGCGGCGGCCCGGGCGGTCACCGGCATCGTCGGCAAGGCCGCCGCCCGGGTCATGTCCCGCATCGCCGGCAAAGCCACCCGCGCCGGTGTCCGCCGGAGCGGCCGGCAGAGCGCCCGCCAGGCGAGCCGACTCGGAAACCGCCTCCGCAACCTGCGCAACCGCCTCACCGGGCGCCGCAACGCTGCGGGTGGCGACACCACCAAACCCCTCGACGGCCGCCACGCGACCAAGGACCCGATCGACGTCGCCAGCGGTGAGGTCTTCCTCAACCAGATCGATCTCGAACTGCCGGGTGTGCTGCCGCTGGTGCTGGAGCGCACCCATGTCTCCTCGTTCCGGACGGGCCGGTGGTTCGGGCCGGGCTGGTCCTCCACGCTCGATCAGCGGCTGGAGGTGGACAATCTCGGGGTCTGCCTGGTCACCACCGAGGGCCGGATCCTGACCTATCCGATCGGGGTGTACGGGCAGCCGGTCTGGCCGCTGAAAGGCGAGCGCTGGCCGCTGATCATCGACGGCGACTCCTACACCGTCCACCAGCCGCAGACCGGCACCACGTTGCACTTCGCCCCCCAGCCGAACGCCGGCATCCCGGGCGAGGCGGTCGCCGTGCTGCCGATCAAGGCGATCAGCGACCGCAACGGCAACCGCATCGACTTCGACTACGACGGCCAGGGCGCCTTGGTGCGCATCCGCCACTCCGGCGGTTATGTCATCGACGTCGATACCGACGACGGTCTCATCACCGCTTTGCGGATGGGGGAGACCGCCCTCAAGACGTTCGACTACGACGAGGCGGCCAACCTCACCGAGGTGGCCGGTCCCACGGGAGCGCCGACCCGGTTCGACTACGACGAGGCCGGCCGCCTGACCCGCTGGACCGACACCAACGGCAACTGGTACGCCTACACCTACGACGAGCGGGGCCGTGCCATACGGGGCACCGGCTCGGGCGGCTACCTCAACGTCGCCCTCGAATACCACGACGACCGCACGGTTTTGACCGACTCCCTCGGTCACCGCACCGTCTACCACTTCAACGAACGGCGCCAGCTCGTCGCCGAGACCAACCCCCTTGGGGCGGTCACCCGCTATGAATGGGACGACAACGATCGGCTGCTGACGGTCACCGACCCGCTGGGACGCACCGTCCGCTACACCTACGACGAATTCAGCAACATCACCTCCATCACCCGTCCTGACGGTGCCGTCACCACCATCACCTACAACGATCAGTGCCGCCCGACACAGATCGTCGAATTCGACGGCGCCATCTGGAACTCCACCTACGACGAGCGAGGAAATCTCCTCACCCAAACCGATCCCACTGGCGCCGTCATTCGCTGCACCTACGATGAGCGGGGCGCGCTGACCTCTGTCACCGATCCCGCCGGTGGCACCACCCGTATCGAGTGCAATCCGGCTGGCCTGCCCATCGCCGTCACCAACTCACGCGGTGGCGTAACCCGCTACCGGTACAACCCACTCGGCCGGATCACTGAGCTGGTCGATCCCATCGGCGGTGTTTCCACCTTCACGTGGACACCCGACGGCAGGCTCACTTCCCGCACTACCCCTGATGGGGCGAGCGAACACTGGTCTTATGACCATGAGGGAAACCTGGTCGAGTACACCCGGCCCACCGGGCAGACCACCCGGTGGGAAATCGGCCCCTTTGATCAGCCGATCGCCTGGATCGGACCGGACGGGGGCCGTCTGGAATTTGCGTACGACACCGAGCTCCGGCTGACCTCCGTCACCAATCCCCAGGGGTTGGTGTGGCGCTACGCCTACGACGTCGCCGGCAACCTCATCTCCGAGACCGACTTCAACGGCCGCGTCGTACATTACGCCTACGACGCAGCCGGCCAGCTCACCACCTATACCAACGGTGCGGGGCAAGTCACCGCCTTCACCCGTGATGTCCTGGGCGCCATCGTCCGCAAGGACGCCGGCGGCGAGATCACTACCTTCACCTATGACCGTGCCGGACGGCTGGTACGGGCCGTTAACACCCACGCCGACCTGCGCCTGGAACGCGATCTGCTGGGCCGGGTCACCGCCGAGATCTGCAACGGCCGCGTTCTGAGGTGGACTTATGACGAGGTGGGGAACCGGGTTCGCCGCCGCACTCCCTCCGGAGCCGAGAGCGTCTGGACCTACGACCCGGCGGGCCTGCCGCTCAGCCTGACCACCGCCGGCCAGGTCATCACCTTCGAACATGACGCGGCAGGCCGCGAAGTCCGCCGCCGGATCGGCACCGGGGTCATCCTCGACCAACAGTGGGACGCCGTCCACCGCCTGACCTCCCAAGCCCTCTGGGGCGCCCCCGCCTCCCCAACGGCTCAGCCCAGGCTGCTGCAGCACCGCACCTACTCCTACCGGCCCGACGATTACCCGATCGCCATCACCGATCGACTGTCGGGACATCGCGCTTTTGAACTGGACGCTGTCGGACGCATCACCGCCGTTCAGGGGCAGGGAGGGAACGAGCGGTACACCTACGACAGCGCGGGCAACATCATCCACGCCCTCTGGCCCACCGACGGCGACCCTTCTGCTCTTTCAGCCGATGCCGCCGGTGAACGCAGCTATACAGGGGTCCGCATTCGCCGTGCCGGTCGCATTCACTATGAATACGACGCCCAGGGCAGAGTGGTGCTGCGCCGCCACGCCCGCCTGTCTTCAAAGCCGCTGATCTGGCGCTTTTACTGGAACGCCGAGGACCGGCTCACCTCTGTCCAGACACCCGACGGGCACTGGTGGCGCTATCTTTACGACCCTCTCGGCCGGCGTATCGCCAAACAGCATCTCGCTCCCGACGGGAAGACCCTCCTGGAACAGATCGACTTCATCTGGGAGGGGCCCTCGATCGCCGAACAGATCCATTACGCATGGTCGGCGGGGCAACTCTCTGCAGACCATGTCACCACCTGGGACTATGAGCCCGGGACTTTCCAGCCTCTTACTCAAAGTGAGCACATCACCTCCGGTGCTTCCCAGCACGGAAGGGCGGTTCGCCGTTTCCATGCGATCATTGCAGATCTCGTCGGAACTCCCGTCGAACTGGTCGCTCCCGACGGGAGCATTTCCTGGCGATCCCACGCCGCCGTATGGGGGGCTCCTTACGTTTCCCGGGCGGATCAGATCAGCTGTCCTCTTGGTTTCCCAGGGCAGTACTATGATTCTGAGACCGGCCTTTACTTCAACTATTTCCGTTACTATTCTCCCTTTGATGGCCGGTATCTCAGCCCGGATCCCTTGGGGCTGAGCCCTCAGCCCAACCCTTATATCTATGTCATTAATCCGTTTGTCTGGGCGGATCCTTTCGGGCTCTATCCTCACCGGCAAGGAAAGGAGCCTCGTTATGGCTCACACGAGCTGAGTCGAAAAGTTATAGATTACCGTGTTGAAAACCCAAATGTATTGCCGAAGCAAAATGTTGCTCTCTATCGGGTTGAGGTGCCAGGTGAGAGGCCGGGTGAGACGATTGTGCGGGATCTTTTTTTGCGAATGAGCGGCGGGGGAAGCATTCCGAGAAAATTGCTGATGAATATCTTACTGCGCATGGTATAG
- a CDS encoding LysE family translocator has protein sequence MRELVLGLTLGLSAGVSPGPLLALVISTTVRSGPAGGVRVAASPLVTDLPVIVLAVTVLSLAPGWVLSAAGVAGGLFVLKLGASTLQEARSTDLPQPSGKDEPPPSAALWHGVIVNLLSPHPWLFWMSIGGPILTTAWQREPATGAVFLVGFYLMLVGSKVVLALLLGSVRQRLNRRWYRRLLGFSGVLLLGAAAGLLAEFLPWPGR, from the coding sequence GTGCGGGAATTGGTCTTGGGGCTGACGCTCGGGCTGAGCGCAGGGGTGAGCCCGGGGCCGCTGCTGGCGCTGGTGATCTCCACGACAGTGCGCAGCGGCCCGGCCGGTGGAGTGCGGGTGGCGGCCTCACCGCTGGTCACCGACCTGCCGGTGATCGTGCTGGCGGTGACGGTGCTCAGCTTGGCGCCCGGGTGGGTACTGTCGGCGGCGGGCGTGGCCGGCGGGTTGTTCGTGTTGAAACTGGGGGCCTCCACTTTGCAGGAGGCCCGCAGCACCGACCTTCCCCAACCGTCCGGAAAAGACGAGCCGCCGCCCTCGGCAGCGTTGTGGCACGGGGTGATCGTCAACCTGCTCAGCCCGCACCCATGGCTGTTTTGGATGAGCATCGGCGGCCCGATCCTGACCACCGCCTGGCAGCGCGAGCCGGCAACCGGAGCGGTCTTCCTGGTCGGCTTCTACCTCATGCTGGTGGGCAGCAAGGTCGTGCTGGCGCTGCTACTGGGCTCGGTACGGCAACGGCTGAACCGCCGGTGGTACCGGCGCCTACTGGGGTTTTCAGGGGTGTTGCTCCTGGGCGCCGCCGCGGGCCTGCTGGCCGAGTTCCTCCCCTGGCCCGGCCGGTGA
- a CDS encoding WD40 repeat domain-containing protein gives MGIDYGKLRLHATLTGHGGWIDSVVFSPDGTILATAGEDGTVKLWQVETGRLITTLTGHRDYVFSVAFSPDGTTLATASRDETVKLWDVKTGQLITTLTEHQGWVRSVAFSPDGAVLASAGGGGTAKLWQAKTGRLITTLREHGWAVFWVVFSPDGTTLATATADGVLELWQAKTGQLITTLDGHEDLVTDVAFSPDGSLLATSSHDKTVKLWQVKTGHLITTLTGDEDFSFGALAFSPDGTTLATANHDKTVKLWDVKTGHLITTLTGHRHIIGSVAFSPDGTTLATTSDDATVKLWQVETGRLITTLTEHKHTVGSVAFSPDGTTLATASDDGTAKIWRVGD, from the coding sequence ATGGGTATCGACTACGGCAAGCTCCGTCTCCACGCCACCCTCACCGGGCACGGGGGCTGGATCGACTCGGTGGTCTTCAGCCCGGACGGCACCATTCTCGCCACCGCGGGCGAGGACGGCACTGTGAAGTTGTGGCAGGTTGAGACCGGCCGGCTCATCACCACACTCACCGGACACAGAGACTACGTCTTCTCGGTGGCCTTCAGCCCAGACGGCACCACCCTCGCCACCGCCAGCCGCGACGAGACTGTGAAGCTGTGGGATGTCAAAACCGGCCAACTCATCACCACACTCACCGAGCACCAGGGGTGGGTTCGCTCGGTGGCCTTCAGCCCGGATGGTGCCGTTCTCGCCTCTGCCGGGGGTGGCGGCACTGCGAAGCTGTGGCAGGCCAAAACCGGCCGGCTCATCACCACACTCCGCGAACATGGCTGGGCGGTCTTCTGGGTGGTCTTCAGCCCGGACGGCACCACCCTCGCCACAGCGACCGCCGACGGCGTCCTGGAGCTGTGGCAGGCCAAGACCGGCCAGCTCATCACCACACTCGACGGGCACGAAGACCTCGTCACGGATGTGGCCTTCAGCCCGGACGGCTCCCTTCTCGCCACATCAAGTCACGACAAGACCGTCAAGCTGTGGCAGGTCAAAACCGGCCACCTCATCACCACACTCACCGGGGACGAAGATTTTAGCTTTGGCGCCTTGGCCTTCAGCCCAGACGGCACCACCCTCGCCACCGCAAATCACGACAAGACCGTGAAGCTGTGGGATGTCAAAACCGGCCACCTCATCACCACACTCACCGGACACAGACACATAATCGGATCCGTGGCATTCAGCCCGGACGGCACCACCCTCGCCACCACAAGCGACGATGCGACCGTGAAGCTGTGGCAGGTCGAGACCGGCCGGCTCATCACCACACTCACCGAACACAAGCACACAGTCGGATCCGTGGCCTTCAGCCCGGACGGCACCACCCTCGCCACCGCAAGCGACGACGGCACCGCGAAGATATGGCGGGTAGGAGACTGA
- a CDS encoding HEAT repeat domain-containing protein translates to MDDRDALAGLDEVPWGELEHAYGSAEDVPGQLRALRSPASGERGQALNELYGNIFHQGSRYEASAYAVPFLARLACEPGTPQRDEIVLLLCGLAIGYDDTLLPEGLNVAAWRAEVEKACATSPAEALRELDRWVEAAEDRGERGVREFQRSIYDHEQTIRCMRAELAAYDAVRAELPRLRPLLTADDPRLRAATAYLLGWFPEEAAASLAALEEMAASETVPAVLANAFVSAGLLSGTSLIPRLREGLDHPDPLSRWGAAVALARLGQDDPRVVAVLTAALVDLPPNAPKEVHFLDGDTRSHAALTLARLSGRLSPQAVDAVLDSMERSSLPLTNEMIQATCRLVFPDGPLRPLPPFPELTGQQQRLVRFLADRDPESWRWYSFVQILRAWNLPDGRTGCRAYAGLPS, encoded by the coding sequence ATGGATGATCGTGATGCGCTGGCCGGGCTGGATGAGGTCCCTTGGGGGGAGCTGGAGCACGCCTACGGTTCCGCGGAGGATGTGCCGGGACAGTTGCGGGCGTTGCGGTCCCCGGCGTCCGGCGAGCGGGGGCAGGCCCTCAACGAGCTGTACGGCAACATCTTCCACCAGGGCAGCCGGTATGAGGCCAGCGCGTATGCCGTCCCGTTCCTGGCGCGGCTGGCCTGTGAGCCGGGCACGCCGCAGCGGGACGAGATCGTGCTGCTGCTGTGCGGGCTGGCGATCGGATACGACGACACCCTGCTGCCGGAGGGTTTGAACGTCGCCGCGTGGCGGGCCGAGGTCGAGAAGGCCTGCGCCACCAGCCCGGCTGAGGCGCTGCGGGAGCTGGACCGGTGGGTGGAGGCCGCCGAGGACCGGGGCGAGCGCGGGGTCCGGGAGTTTCAGCGGTCCATATACGACCACGAGCAGACGATCCGCTGTATGCGGGCAGAACTGGCCGCCTATGACGCGGTGCGGGCCGAGCTGCCCCGGCTGCGCCCCCTGCTGACCGCGGACGATCCCCGCCTGCGGGCCGCCACCGCGTACTTGCTGGGCTGGTTCCCGGAGGAGGCCGCCGCGTCGCTGGCGGCGCTGGAGGAGATGGCGGCCTCCGAGACCGTGCCCGCCGTCTTGGCCAACGCGTTCGTCTCGGCGGGGCTGCTGTCGGGCACGTCCTTGATCCCGCGGCTGCGGGAGGGCTTGGACCACCCTGATCCGCTGTCGCGCTGGGGCGCCGCGGTGGCCCTGGCCCGCCTGGGGCAGGACGACCCGCGAGTGGTCGCCGTGCTCACCGCCGCGCTCGTGGACCTGCCGCCCAACGCGCCTAAGGAGGTGCATTTCCTGGACGGCGACACCCGTTCTCATGCCGCTTTGACCTTGGCCCGGCTGTCCGGCCGGCTGTCCCCGCAGGCCGTGGACGCCGTGCTGGACTCCATGGAGCGGTCCTCCCTGCCGCTGACCAACGAGATGATTCAAGCGACGTGCCGCCTGGTCTTCCCCGATGGCCCGCTCCGCCCGCTGCCTCCATTCCCGGAGCTGACCGGGCAGCAGCAGCGCCTAGTGCGGTTCCTGGCCGATCGGGACCCGGAGAGCTGGCGCTGGTACTCGTTCGTCCAGATCCTGCGCGCCTGGAACCTGCCCGACGGTCGCACCGGATGCCGCGCCTACGCGGGCCTGCCGTCGTGA
- a CDS encoding transposase, which translates to MHAMTYRVPFETILQGLRERLDEEDLAEVCDLLIWRTPDNGAELLDVCEKWLRNGTAEEVSAALAVNGGIHFQTRDEREREMRAVAERFPQFRERVERILRDWDEKQKPRAVREVLQDGSPPSRVAYRYRITEERLRAWIDEYLRENPASDAPS; encoded by the coding sequence ATGCACGCCATGACCTACCGGGTTCCTTTCGAGACGATTCTGCAAGGGCTGCGCGAGCGCCTGGATGAGGAAGACCTCGCCGAGGTGTGTGACCTGCTCATCTGGCGGACCCCGGACAACGGGGCGGAGCTGCTCGACGTCTGCGAAAAGTGGCTGCGGAATGGGACGGCCGAGGAGGTGTCGGCCGCCCTTGCCGTCAACGGAGGGATCCACTTCCAGACAAGGGACGAGCGGGAGCGAGAAATGCGAGCAGTTGCCGAGCGTTTTCCGCAGTTCCGGGAACGTGTTGAGCGAATCCTCCGTGACTGGGACGAGAAGCAGAAGCCACGTGCGGTACGCGAGGTCCTCCAGGACGGTTCCCCGCCATCGCGCGTGGCCTACAGATACCGCATTACCGAGGAAAGGCTTCGTGCCTGGATCGACGAATATCTTCGGGAGAATCCCGCATCGGACGCACCGTCATGA